The nucleotide window ACCGAGAAGATGGTGCCGATCGAGACGTTGACGTCGATGTTCGACGAGCCGTCGAGCGGGTCGAACATCAGCAGGTATTCGCCCTTCGGGTAGCGGTTGGGAATCTCGTAGAACGATTCCATTTCTTCCGACGCCATCGCGGCCAGGTGGCCGCCCCATTCGTTGGCGTCGAGCAGCACTTCGTTGGCGATCACGTCCAGTTTCTGCTGGGTTTCGCCCTGGACGTTGCCGGTGCCGGCCGAGCCCAGCACGCCGGCGAGGGCGCCCTTGCTGACGGCGTTGGAAATGGCCTTGCAGGCACGCGCGACCACTTCGATCAGCAGCCGCAGTTCGGGCTGGATGGTGTTGTGCTTGCGCTGCTCCTCGACCAGGTAGCGGGTCAGGCTGATGCGAGTCATGGTTGGTTCTCCTTGGATGGCCGCAATTCTACATGCCCGGCCCCGCCGGGCCGGGCATAGGGGGCGTTGGCGGGACTGCTTGTGTCGTTCCCGCCGCTCAGCCGGCCAGCGCCTTGCCGACGATCTCGCGCACGTCGCGCGACAGCGTGGTGCAGGCGGCGACGCGTTCCAGCTCGGCGCGCATGCGGTCGCGCAGCGCCAGTTCGTACTTCTGCCAGCGGTCCATCACCCGCGCCAGGCGCGCCGCCACCTGCGGGTTGATGGCGTCCAGCGCCAGCACCTGGTCGGCCCAGAAGCGGTAGCCCGAGCCGTCTTCGGCATGGAACTGCGCCGGGTTGCCGGAGCAGAAGCTGAAGATCAGCGAGCGCGCGCGGTTGGGGTTGCGCAGGTTGAAGGCGGGATGCTCCATCAGCGCGCGCACGGTATCGATGGTGCGCTTGCCGGCGTGCGGGCCCGGCTGCGGGCCGACGCTGCCGCGCTGCATGCCCTGCAGCGAGAACCACTTGTCGATCACCAGCGCGTCGTCTTCGAAGCGCTGGTAGAAGTCGGCCAGCGCGTGCTCGCGGCCCGGGGCGAAGCTGTTGACCAGCGCCGACAGCGCGGCGAAGCGGTCGGTCATGTTGTCGGCGTGCGCATATTGCTGCTCGGCCAGCGCCTGCATCGCGGCGTCGCCGCTGTCGGCCAGGTAGCCGAGCGCGAGATTGCGCAGCGCGCGCTTCGCGGCCGAGGCGGCATCGGGCGAGTACGGGCCCGGCGTGGCATTGGCTTCGTAGGCGGCGATCCAGTCTGCCTGCAGCGCGCGCGCCAGGCCTTCGCGCATGAACTGGCGGGCGCGGTGGATGGCGGCGGGGTCGGCCACGCCCATGCGCTCGGCCAGGTAGGCCTCGGCGGGCAGCACCAGCGCCTGCTCGCGGAAGGCGGGGTTGAGCGTGTCGTCGGTCAGCACCGCGCGCATGGCGCGCACCAGCGCGGGGTCGAGCCTGAGCTCGCGCCCGGCCTGCACGTCGGCCACCAGCTGCAGCAGCGCGCGCGTGGCCAGGCGCTGGCCGGCTTCCCAGCGGTTGAAGGCGTCGCTGTCGTGCGACAGCTGGAAGGTCAGCTGCGCGTCGGTGTACTCGGCATCGACGATCACCGGCGCGGAGAAATTGCGCAGCAGCGACGGCAGCGGAGCCTCCGCGCCGCGCGGCAGGTTGACAAAGCGGAAGCTCTGCTCGGCCTGCGTGAAGTCGAGCACGCGGGTGGTGCCGGCGGGCGCGCTTTCGCCCTCGAGCTGCAGCGGCAGGTCGTTGCCGTCTGCGCCCAGCAGGCCGAGCGCGAACGGGATATGGAACGGCTGCTTGTCGGGCGTGCCGGCGCGGGTCTCGATGCCGACCTTGGGGCAGCGCTGCGACAGCGTCAGCGTCAGGCTGCCGTCGTCCCCGTTCCATGCGGTGCGCGCGGTCACCACCGGCGTGCCGGCCTGGCTGTACCAGAGGCCGAACTGGGTCAGGTCGCGGCCGTTGGCATCGGCCATGGCGGCGCGGAAGTCGTCGCAGGTCACGGCCTGGCCGTCATGGCGCTGGAAGTACAGGTCCATGCCCTTGCGGAAGCCTTCGCGGCCGAGCAGGGTCTGGTACATGCGCACGACCTCGGCGCCTTTCTCGTACACCGTGACGGTGTAGAAGTTGTTGATCTCTTCGTAGCTGTCGGGGCGCACCGGATGCGCCATCGGGCCGGCGTCCTCGGGGAACTGCACCTGGCGCAGCACGCGCACGTCCTCGATGCGCTTGACCGCGCGGCCCGATTCCGAGCCCATCATGTCGGCCGAGAACTCCTGGTCGCGGAATACCGTCAGCCCTTCCTTCAGCGACAGCTGGAACCAGTCGCGGCAGGTCACGCGGTTGCCGGTCCAGTTGTGGAAGTATTCATGGCCGACCACGGCCTCGATATTGGCGAAGTCGGTATCGGTGGCGGTCTGCGCGTTGGCCAGCACGTACTTGGTGTTGAAGATGTTCAGGCCCTTGTTCTCCATCGCGCCCATGTTGAAGTCGCCGACGGCGACGATCATGAAGCGCTCGAGGTCCAGCTCCAGCCCGAAGCGGCGCTCGTCCCAGCGGATCGAATGGATCAGCGAATCCATCGCGTGGCGGGTCTTGTCGAGGTCGCGCGGCTCGACCCACACCTGCAGCAGCTTGTCCTTGCCCGAGGCGGACCGGATCCGTTCCTCGATGCATTCGAGCTTGCCCGCGACCAGCGCGAAGAGGTAGGACGGCTTGGGGAACGGGTCTTCCCACACGGCTTCGTGGCGGCCATCGGGCAGGTCGCGCTGGCTCACCAGGTTGCCGTTGGACAGCAGCACCGGATACGCGGCGCGGTCGGCGCGCAGCGTGACGCGGTAGGTCGCCATCACGTCGGGGCGGTCCAGGAAGTAGGTGATGCGGCGAAAGCCCTCGGCCTCGCACTGGGTGAAGAAGTTGCCGTTGGACACGTACAGGCCCGACAGCGTGGTGTTGGCCGCGGGCTGGCATGCGGTGGTGATCTCCAGCGTGCCCTGCGCCGGCAGGCCGGGCAGCGTCAGCGTGCCGCCGTCCTGGGTGGCGTTGGCCACGGGCTTGCCGTCCAGGCTGACGCCGATCAGTTCGAGTTCTTCGCCGGCCAGCACCAGCGGCGCGTCGGGGGCGCCGGCCACGCGCGCAAAGCGCAGCGTACTGGTGACCACGGTGCGCTGGGGATCGAGCTCCAGCACCAGGTCGGCGTGGTCGATGGCGAACGGCGGCGGGGTATAGTCCTTGCGATAGACGGTAACGGGCGTGTCGGTGCGCAGCATGGAGGGATCCTGTCTTCGGAAGACCGTTAGGAAAAGGGACGGCCGGGGGCGGCCAGGCGCGTGCAAGCAAAGCGCGGCGCTGAAGTCCTCATTGTAGCCAAGGGGTCGGGGCGCGGTCTGACGGGCGGCGCACCAAGCCGGCGCCGGGAATTCCGCGCCGCCGGCGTGGTCTCAGAGACACGCAGGGTTTCAGTGGATGCAAGAGCGAGGTAGCACTATGTGGCAGCGCGCAGGCGGTGTCGGCAATGAGAGGGCAGCGGGCCTGTGGCCGGGGCTGCGAAGGATGCGGGGCGCAATGGCGCTGATGAGCACGCTGCTGGCGGCGCTGCTGCTGACCGGGTGCGCCACCACCGTGACCACCGATGTCACGGCGTTCCGCCAGCCCGGCTGGCAGAACGATGCGCCGCGCACCTACAGTTTCGAGCGCAGCGCCGAGCAGGCGGCCCAGCTCGACCGGCAGACCTATGAGCAATGGCTGGCGGCGGCGCTGGCGGGCGTCGGCTTCGAGCAGGTGCCGGCGCGGCAGGCGCGCTATCTTGTCAGCATGGACTATGACTCCGCACCGGGGCTGGTGCGCGTGGCCGAGACGGTCTACCCGGATCCTTGGTACGGCCCCTGGGGCCCGTACTGGGGCCCCGGCCACTACCGGCCGTGGGGTCCCTGGGGGCCTTGGGGGCCGTGGGGTCCGGGCTACTGGCCGCCGCAGACGGTGGTGCGCGACGTGCCGGTGACGTTCTCCAGCCTGCGGGTGTATTTCAAGGACGCGGCCAGCGGCAAGCGGGTCTACCAGGTCACCGCACAGAACCAGGCCGAGAACGCCAGCCTGCCGGCGATGATG belongs to Cupriavidus taiwanensis and includes:
- a CDS encoding DUF4136 domain-containing protein produces the protein MALMSTLLAALLLTGCATTVTTDVTAFRQPGWQNDAPRTYSFERSAEQAAQLDRQTYEQWLAAALAGVGFEQVPARQARYLVSMDYDSAPGLVRVAETVYPDPWYGPWGPYWGPGHYRPWGPWGPWGPWGPGYWPPQTVVRDVPVTFSSLRVYFKDAASGKRVYQVTAQNQAENASLPAMMPYLIRSAFTDFPSDSGRPRRVTLEVEKNGK
- the pepN gene encoding aminopeptidase N, which encodes MLRTDTPVTVYRKDYTPPPFAIDHADLVLELDPQRTVVTSTLRFARVAGAPDAPLVLAGEELELIGVSLDGKPVANATQDGGTLTLPGLPAQGTLEITTACQPAANTTLSGLYVSNGNFFTQCEAEGFRRITYFLDRPDVMATYRVTLRADRAAYPVLLSNGNLVSQRDLPDGRHEAVWEDPFPKPSYLFALVAGKLECIEERIRSASGKDKLLQVWVEPRDLDKTRHAMDSLIHSIRWDERRFGLELDLERFMIVAVGDFNMGAMENKGLNIFNTKYVLANAQTATDTDFANIEAVVGHEYFHNWTGNRVTCRDWFQLSLKEGLTVFRDQEFSADMMGSESGRAVKRIEDVRVLRQVQFPEDAGPMAHPVRPDSYEEINNFYTVTVYEKGAEVVRMYQTLLGREGFRKGMDLYFQRHDGQAVTCDDFRAAMADANGRDLTQFGLWYSQAGTPVVTARTAWNGDDGSLTLTLSQRCPKVGIETRAGTPDKQPFHIPFALGLLGADGNDLPLQLEGESAPAGTTRVLDFTQAEQSFRFVNLPRGAEAPLPSLLRNFSAPVIVDAEYTDAQLTFQLSHDSDAFNRWEAGQRLATRALLQLVADVQAGRELRLDPALVRAMRAVLTDDTLNPAFREQALVLPAEAYLAERMGVADPAAIHRARQFMREGLARALQADWIAAYEANATPGPYSPDAASAAKRALRNLALGYLADSGDAAMQALAEQQYAHADNMTDRFAALSALVNSFAPGREHALADFYQRFEDDALVIDKWFSLQGMQRGSVGPQPGPHAGKRTIDTVRALMEHPAFNLRNPNRARSLIFSFCSGNPAQFHAEDGSGYRFWADQVLALDAINPQVAARLARVMDRWQKYELALRDRMRAELERVAACTTLSRDVREIVGKALAG